Proteins from a single region of Dyadobacter fanqingshengii:
- a CDS encoding sugar MFS transporter → MSKKNSYLGPLFIIGVLFFVMGFITWVNGTLITFFKKAFSLDNTSSYLVTFAFFISYTIMAIPCSYVVKKTGFKNGMSLALLVMAAGTLIFIPAAEMASYPVFLVGLFTIGIGLTVLQTASNPYATLLGPRESAAQRISVMGIANKGAGIISQIVIGKLLLAGATASDPKEELDKVVVPYLILTGILVVLAIVIRLSKGLVEVSEEEEETSAVNTLTVQKTSVFQYPNLVLGVAALFCYVGVEVIAADTIISYGVSLGIPEEEARVFGAYTLGGMMFGYVLGIVLIPKFVSQQAYMIFSAVLGLVVTVIAILTTGFTSVMCIAVLGFANAVIWPALWPLALSGLGKFTKIASALLVMGISGGAVLPLVYGGIADSIGSTQQAYWIMVPLYLFILFFGLIGHKKKSW, encoded by the coding sequence ATGAGCAAAAAGAACAGTTACCTGGGCCCTCTGTTTATTATCGGCGTATTATTTTTCGTGATGGGGTTCATCACTTGGGTAAACGGAACGCTAATTACCTTTTTCAAAAAAGCATTTTCCCTTGACAACACCAGTTCATATCTGGTAACATTCGCCTTTTTCATTTCCTACACGATCATGGCGATCCCCTGTTCTTATGTTGTGAAAAAGACAGGATTTAAAAACGGAATGTCGCTGGCTTTGCTGGTAATGGCAGCCGGAACATTAATATTTATCCCAGCCGCTGAAATGGCTTCCTATCCCGTGTTTTTGGTGGGATTGTTCACCATCGGCATTGGCTTAACCGTTTTGCAAACGGCCTCCAATCCTTACGCAACATTGCTTGGGCCGCGCGAAAGTGCTGCGCAACGCATCAGCGTCATGGGAATTGCTAACAAAGGTGCAGGGATCATCAGCCAGATCGTTATTGGTAAATTGCTTCTGGCAGGCGCCACAGCCTCCGACCCTAAGGAAGAGCTTGATAAAGTGGTTGTTCCATATCTTATTCTTACAGGAATTTTGGTTGTGCTTGCGATTGTAATTCGCCTTTCAAAAGGATTGGTTGAAGTGAGTGAAGAAGAGGAAGAAACGTCAGCAGTCAACACGCTTACAGTTCAAAAAACTTCTGTTTTTCAATATCCAAACCTTGTTTTAGGTGTTGCAGCATTATTTTGCTATGTGGGTGTTGAAGTGATTGCAGCGGATACGATCATTAGTTATGGCGTTTCACTGGGCATTCCCGAGGAAGAAGCGAGGGTGTTTGGTGCTTACACATTGGGCGGAATGATGTTCGGTTACGTGCTCGGAATTGTGTTGATCCCAAAATTTGTTTCTCAGCAGGCTTATATGATCTTTTCAGCGGTGCTGGGACTTGTGGTTACCGTCATTGCCATCTTGACAACCGGGTTTACATCCGTCATGTGCATTGCCGTTCTTGGTTTTGCCAATGCGGTTATCTGGCCGGCATTATGGCCTTTGGCGTTAAGCGGTCTGGGTAAGTTCACCAAAATCGCGTCTGCGTTATTGGTAATGGGTATTTCAGGAGGCGCTGTGTTGCCATTGGTTTACGGCGGCATCGCAGATTCCATCGGCAGCACGCAACAGGCATACTGGATCATGGTCCCATTGTATTTATTTATCCTATTTTTCGGTCTGATTGGCCATAAAAAGAAAAGCTGGTAG
- a CDS encoding GHMP family kinase ATP-binding protein has translation MRISTPGRICLFGEHQDYLGLPVIAAAISRRISIDGHYRDDHKIILHLPDLGLKEEFSLNDTFPYVVQRDYFRSTINILKRKGLTFSKGFECVIQGNIPINSGTSSSSALIVSWAHFLDKMSDNPVGFSQKELGEIANAAEVLEFGEPGGMMDHYSTAIGNVIYLESTPIIHVEALTPTLGTFVLGDSLEAKDTLGILARCRYGMEDVIRKVTGYDPDFSIFTTPFDKAIEYKAQLTDDELSLLKANLEDRDILIEGKVLLTQSVNSPVDEVFDKHFGGLLYKHYKNLRDHKRTSTPKIERMMNAALSAGALGGKINGSGGGGCMFVYAPTKAEEVAEAIEKEGGKSYIITVDSGTRIEN, from the coding sequence ATGAGGATTTCGACCCCGGGCCGTATATGTTTATTTGGTGAACATCAGGATTATCTTGGATTACCCGTTATTGCAGCAGCCATTTCGCGCAGGATCAGCATTGACGGACATTACCGGGATGATCATAAGATCATCCTGCATTTGCCCGATCTGGGGCTTAAAGAGGAATTTTCCCTTAACGATACATTTCCATATGTGGTGCAGCGGGATTATTTCCGCAGCACCATTAATATTTTAAAACGAAAAGGTTTAACATTCTCCAAGGGCTTTGAATGTGTCATCCAGGGCAACATTCCGATTAATTCGGGAACCTCCAGCTCGTCTGCACTGATAGTTTCCTGGGCACATTTCCTGGATAAAATGAGCGATAATCCGGTTGGATTTTCTCAAAAAGAACTGGGAGAAATTGCCAATGCAGCCGAAGTGCTTGAATTTGGTGAACCCGGCGGCATGATGGACCATTATTCCACGGCGATCGGTAATGTGATTTACCTGGAATCAACACCCATTATACATGTTGAGGCGCTGACTCCGACGTTGGGCACATTCGTTTTAGGAGATTCTTTGGAGGCCAAGGACACATTAGGAATCCTCGCAAGATGCCGTTATGGAATGGAAGATGTGATCAGAAAAGTCACCGGTTATGATCCAGATTTTTCCATTTTTACAACGCCTTTTGACAAAGCAATTGAATACAAAGCGCAGCTTACCGATGATGAGCTGAGCCTGCTGAAAGCCAATCTGGAAGATCGCGACATTCTCATTGAGGGTAAAGTTTTATTAACCCAAAGTGTCAACAGTCCTGTTGACGAGGTTTTTGACAAACATTTCGGCGGACTGCTTTATAAACATTACAAAAACCTCCGCGACCATAAAAGAACGTCAACGCCTAAAATTGAACGCATGATGAATGCTGCCTTATCAGCTGGTGCGTTGGGCGGAAAAATTAACGGTTCAGGCGGCGGCGGTTGCATGTTTGTGTATGCCCCCACGAAAGCCGAAGAAGTAGCCGAAGCCATTGAAAAAGAAGGCGGAAAAAGTTACATCATCACTGTGGATTCAGGAACGCGGATCGAAAACTGA
- the ispG gene encoding (E)-4-hydroxy-3-methylbut-2-enyl-diphosphate synthase: MAVVTASEKTTNLYCPSLTAYSRRKTITINIGDLPMGSDYPIRVQSMTTVDTMDTQGSIDEVIRMVDSGCEYVRITAPSVKEAQNLENIRNGLRKSGINVPLIADIHFTPNAAELAARIVEKVRINPGNYADRKRFEVIDYTDASYAAELERIREKFIPLVRICKEYGTAMRIGTNHGSLSDRILSRYGDTPLGMVESALEFLRICEEFNYFNIALSMKSSNTQVMVEAYRLLVQRLDDEGLKPYPLHLGVTEAGEAEDGRIKSAVGIGTLLEDGLGDTVRVSLTEAPEKEAPVARALIQRYANRTPHDFIEPVESCPINPFQYTRRDTREVYNMGHLNVPRVIADYSNIAVTQLNDLKSIGHFFLPVPDKWAMNDQGADFIYSGKNPVPFMLPNGLREILDFEKWLTHENAVNKFPLFEAGEWLEIDKTSVSPQLNFIKGTIHTFDDSLLESVRLSTNVVLLLHTDNTHAMPELRRFFYKLVEKGIKVPVVVQRDYATDLGDELTLYSATDVGGLLVDGFGDGVLLQPTFPANEVHVEKLKSAAAFNSIAFGILQAARTRMSKTEYISCPSCGRTLFDLQETTAMIRKYTEHLKGVKIGIMGCIVNGPGEMADADYGYVGMGKDKIALYRGQEVIKRSVTAAKAVEELIGLIREDGRWIEPDEREILV; encoded by the coding sequence ATGGCAGTAGTTACAGCTTCTGAAAAAACCACAAATCTTTACTGTCCCTCACTGACAGCATATAGCAGGCGAAAAACCATCACAATCAATATCGGCGACCTGCCCATGGGCTCCGATTATCCCATCCGCGTCCAGTCTATGACAACGGTGGATACCATGGATACGCAAGGCTCTATTGATGAAGTAATCAGAATGGTGGATTCCGGTTGCGAATACGTGCGCATTACAGCGCCCAGTGTGAAGGAAGCGCAGAATCTTGAAAATATCCGGAACGGCCTGCGCAAGTCAGGAATCAATGTTCCGCTGATTGCCGATATACATTTTACGCCCAATGCGGCTGAACTCGCGGCCAGGATTGTGGAAAAAGTCAGGATTAACCCCGGAAACTACGCGGACCGCAAACGTTTTGAGGTCATCGACTATACGGATGCTTCCTATGCCGCAGAATTGGAAAGAATTCGCGAGAAATTCATCCCGCTGGTGCGCATATGCAAGGAATACGGCACAGCGATGCGCATTGGCACAAACCACGGCTCTCTGTCCGACCGAATTTTAAGTCGTTATGGCGACACACCGCTTGGCATGGTGGAATCTGCGCTGGAATTTTTGCGGATCTGTGAGGAGTTCAATTATTTCAACATTGCGCTTTCTATGAAATCCAGCAACACGCAAGTGATGGTGGAGGCTTACCGCTTGCTTGTGCAGCGTTTGGATGATGAAGGATTGAAACCTTACCCGCTGCATTTAGGCGTTACGGAAGCCGGAGAAGCGGAAGATGGCCGCATCAAGTCGGCTGTCGGCATCGGCACATTGCTTGAAGATGGTTTGGGCGATACTGTCAGGGTTTCACTTACAGAGGCCCCTGAGAAAGAGGCGCCTGTGGCACGCGCATTAATTCAGCGCTACGCCAATCGCACACCACATGATTTCATTGAGCCCGTTGAATCCTGCCCGATCAATCCATTTCAATACACACGGAGGGACACGCGGGAAGTTTATAACATGGGTCATTTAAATGTGCCGCGAGTGATTGCGGATTATTCAAATATTGCGGTCACCCAGCTGAATGACCTGAAAAGCATCGGGCATTTCTTTTTGCCCGTGCCCGACAAATGGGCAATGAATGATCAGGGAGCTGATTTTATATACTCCGGAAAAAATCCGGTGCCGTTCATGCTTCCGAACGGCTTGCGCGAGATTTTGGATTTTGAAAAGTGGTTAACGCACGAAAATGCTGTTAATAAGTTCCCTCTTTTCGAAGCAGGAGAGTGGCTTGAAATTGATAAAACAAGCGTTTCTCCGCAACTGAATTTTATCAAAGGAACCATTCACACGTTCGACGATTCGCTCCTGGAAAGCGTCAGACTATCGACTAATGTTGTTCTCCTGCTCCACACAGACAACACGCACGCAATGCCCGAACTTCGCCGGTTTTTTTATAAGCTGGTCGAAAAAGGCATCAAAGTTCCTGTGGTTGTTCAGCGCGATTATGCGACGGACCTGGGCGACGAGCTTACATTATATTCCGCTACTGATGTGGGCGGCCTGCTTGTCGATGGCTTTGGAGATGGCGTATTGTTGCAACCTACGTTTCCCGCAAATGAAGTTCACGTTGAAAAATTAAAATCCGCAGCCGCATTCAATAGCATTGCATTCGGGATTTTGCAGGCAGCACGAACCAGAATGTCAAAAACCGAATACATTTCCTGTCCATCCTGTGGCAGAACGCTTTTCGATTTGCAGGAAACAACCGCAATGATCCGCAAATACACCGAACATTTGAAAGGTGTGAAAATAGGCATTATGGGCTGCATTGTGAATGGACCTGGTGAAATGGCGGACGCGGATTATGGATATGTAGGCATGGGTAAGGATAAAATTGCGTTGTATCGGGGTCAGGAAGTGATCAAAAGATCGGTTACGGCAGCCAAGGCTGTGGAGGAATTAATCGGGTTAATCCGCGAAGACGGCCGCTGGATCGAGCCGGACGAACGGGAAATATTGGTTTAG
- a CDS encoding DUF6728 family protein → MKRYFQLGDVFGYFFRVFKKRDPNAPDSFNLRMMHGINKISIVMFLICVIIMIVRALTR, encoded by the coding sequence ATGAAAAGATACTTTCAGTTGGGCGACGTGTTTGGTTACTTCTTTCGCGTCTTTAAAAAAAGGGATCCCAATGCCCCCGATTCCTTTAACCTGCGCATGATGCATGGAATCAACAAAATCTCCATTGTCATGTTCCTGATTTGCGTTATCATTATGATCGTCAGAGCATTAACAAGATGA
- a CDS encoding MmcQ/YjbR family DNA-binding protein produces MNLESLRDYCLALPGVTEELPFGPDTLVFKVKGKVFLLTPMDSASHQFNAKCDPEKAEELREKYPDVKPGYHMNKKHWNTVYVTGNIPSEMLFEWVKDSYDLVAKSLPKKDQASLSSARDDN; encoded by the coding sequence ATGAATTTAGAATCGCTGAGAGATTACTGTCTGGCATTACCAGGCGTAACCGAAGAATTACCATTCGGGCCTGATACACTGGTCTTTAAAGTAAAAGGGAAAGTTTTCCTGCTCACCCCGATGGACTCAGCGTCTCATCAGTTCAATGCCAAATGTGATCCCGAAAAAGCAGAAGAGCTAAGAGAAAAATATCCGGACGTAAAGCCCGGATATCATATGAATAAGAAGCACTGGAACACGGTCTATGTAACTGGCAACATTCCAAGTGAGATGTTGTTTGAGTGGGTGAAAGACTCTTACGATTTGGTTGCTAAGAGTCTGCCGAAGAAGGACCAGGCGTCCCTCAGCTCCGCTCGGGATGACAACTGA
- the gldC gene encoding gliding motility protein GldC, giving the protein MKKSEIHFTVELDDKNIPEKIFWNATDNPNEGINDTRAIAIAVWDHYHRGTLKIDLWTKDMEVFEMKRFYIELMSGIADTLLTATNDTVMADAIEGVCETLSKKLDEEMKAAK; this is encoded by the coding sequence ATGAAAAAATCGGAAATACATTTTACCGTTGAACTCGACGACAAGAACATACCGGAAAAGATTTTTTGGAATGCGACCGACAACCCTAACGAAGGCATTAACGACACCCGCGCCATCGCCATCGCTGTCTGGGATCATTATCACCGCGGCACACTAAAAATCGATCTTTGGACAAAAGATATGGAAGTCTTCGAAATGAAACGCTTCTATATCGAACTCATGAGTGGAATAGCCGATACATTGCTGACTGCAACCAATGATACTGTGATGGCAGACGCCATTGAAGGTGTTTGCGAGACGCTCAGCAAGAAGTTGGATGAAGAAATGAAGGCTGCGAAGTAG
- a CDS encoding DUF4197 domain-containing protein: MNHKILAILLFSIISATNSQAQFNLGKVLDKVSGKSDGLGENEIVSGLKEALNVGISNGSAEASKVDGFFKNELIKIAVPPEAQKVAETLRKMGLGDQVDKFTLSLNRAAEDAAKKSKPIFVKAITSMTVPDALGILKGQDDAATQYLKKTTNEDLYKTFFPVVDSTLNLNKATDYYKEIVDTYNKIPLVKKVNPDLKGYATQKTIDGLYVLIAQEEKKIREDPKARVTDLLKKVFKQATK; the protein is encoded by the coding sequence ATGAATCACAAAATCTTAGCAATATTATTATTTTCAATCATATCAGCCACTAATTCACAGGCGCAGTTCAACTTAGGAAAAGTGCTGGACAAGGTGAGCGGAAAATCGGACGGACTCGGCGAAAACGAAATCGTGTCAGGTTTGAAAGAGGCGCTAAATGTTGGGATAAGCAACGGTTCAGCAGAAGCTTCCAAAGTGGATGGTTTTTTCAAAAACGAGCTGATTAAAATCGCGGTCCCGCCGGAAGCGCAGAAAGTTGCTGAAACTTTGCGTAAAATGGGACTTGGCGACCAGGTTGATAAATTCACCTTATCCCTTAACCGCGCCGCTGAGGATGCTGCAAAAAAGTCAAAGCCGATTTTTGTAAAAGCAATCACTTCCATGACTGTGCCTGATGCACTGGGTATTTTAAAGGGGCAGGATGATGCAGCTACGCAGTATTTAAAGAAGACGACGAATGAGGATCTTTATAAAACGTTCTTCCCAGTTGTAGATTCCACGCTTAATCTGAATAAGGCAACCGATTATTACAAGGAGATCGTTGACACTTATAACAAGATCCCTTTGGTAAAGAAAGTGAATCCGGACTTGAAAGGTTATGCGACCCAAAAGACCATTGACGGGTTATATGTGCTGATTGCACAGGAGGAAAAGAAGATCCGCGAAGACCCGAAAGCACGTGTGACCGATCTTTTGAAAAAGGTGTTTAAACAGGCAACGAAGTAA
- a CDS encoding competence/damage-inducible protein A, giving the protein MLPIIRAEILTIGDEILFGQITDTNTQWIGSQLTDIGIRPVRKTSVGDNKADILDAFAAASQRVDVIIVTGGLGPTRDDITKHTFCEYFGTELEINQEALELITAFFAKRGRAMTELNIQQAALPKNCTYIPNLWGTAPGMWFEKDNVVYVSLPGVPYEMKSLMEFEILPRLKAKFVSNIIQHKSVRTIGIGESFLAETIASWEDALPAHIKLAYLPHFGQVKLRLTGTGTDQNQLDAELAEQVALLMPYIEEWVFGYDNDELETVIGSLLVQHHATVGTAESCTGGFVANQITNVPGASQYFEGSVVSYSNEVKMNVLGVSPQTLEAFGAVSEQTAREMAEGARKVLNTTFAISTTGIAGPDGGTAEKPVGTVWIACATPGETFTQLLTLRNNRKINIELTSSYALNLLRKTILKTNLAVKG; this is encoded by the coding sequence ATGCTTCCCATTATCCGGGCTGAAATATTAACGATCGGTGATGAAATTCTTTTTGGACAAATTACGGATACGAACACGCAATGGATTGGCTCTCAACTCACTGATATAGGCATCCGTCCGGTAAGGAAAACTTCGGTTGGAGACAACAAAGCGGACATCCTGGACGCATTCGCGGCGGCTAGCCAGCGGGTGGATGTAATTATTGTGACGGGAGGCCTCGGCCCCACCCGCGATGACATTACAAAGCATACATTTTGCGAATATTTTGGGACTGAACTTGAAATCAATCAGGAAGCACTGGAACTGATCACCGCGTTTTTTGCGAAACGAGGGCGCGCTATGACTGAGCTGAACATTCAGCAGGCTGCACTTCCAAAAAATTGTACCTACATTCCAAACCTTTGGGGAACAGCCCCGGGAATGTGGTTTGAAAAAGACAATGTCGTTTACGTTTCGCTGCCCGGCGTGCCTTACGAAATGAAAAGCCTGATGGAATTTGAGATCCTTCCAAGGCTGAAAGCAAAGTTTGTTTCAAACATTATTCAACATAAATCGGTGCGGACGATCGGCATAGGAGAATCATTCCTGGCCGAGACGATCGCATCCTGGGAAGATGCCCTTCCCGCCCATATAAAATTAGCTTACCTACCTCATTTTGGGCAAGTTAAGCTGCGCTTGACCGGCACCGGAACCGATCAGAACCAGCTGGATGCTGAGCTTGCGGAACAAGTGGCGCTGCTAATGCCCTACATTGAGGAATGGGTTTTCGGTTATGATAATGATGAACTGGAAACGGTCATCGGATCGTTACTTGTGCAACACCACGCCACGGTTGGCACAGCGGAAAGTTGTACGGGCGGTTTTGTTGCAAACCAGATCACGAACGTGCCTGGGGCTTCGCAATATTTTGAGGGTTCGGTTGTGAGTTACAGCAATGAGGTTAAGATGAACGTTTTGGGCGTTTCTCCTCAAACATTGGAAGCATTCGGGGCGGTTAGCGAACAGACTGCGCGCGAAATGGCCGAAGGTGCCCGGAAAGTGCTGAACACGACGTTTGCAATTTCAACCACGGGCATTGCCGGACCCGACGGCGGCACCGCTGAAAAACCGGTTGGAACAGTCTGGATCGCTTGCGCAACACCGGGCGAGACATTTACCCAGTTACTCACCTTGCGTAATAATCGCAAGATCAATATAGAGCTTACTTCTTCCTATGCATTGAATTTGTTGAGGAAAACCATTTTGAAAACAAACCTTGCTGTAAAAGGCTGA
- a CDS encoding dihydrolipoamide acetyltransferase family protein: MKIVEMVMPPMGESIMECTVLHLLAKAGDKVSVDDSILEVATDKVDTEVPCPFSGVLTEWLVKENDVVPIGSPVAKIEVENDVDEGDQQPVDKPVHAPVSAEPEVEATAAVLEKEYEEVLTKKAEPALELANSNPDHNAFYSPLVLSIARQEHITETELATIHGTGMENRVTKSDIFSFLDNRKKNIGVPTPLAASLNGSNEIIEMDRMRKMISQRMIESRNISAHVTSFIETDLTPVVQWREHTKAEYRKKTGDSITFTPILIEAVVKAIKDYPMINISVEGDKIIKKKEINIGMAVALPDGNLIVPVIHRADQYDLPGLARKVNDLAKRARENKLKADDLAGGTYTVSNIGAFANLMGTPIIVQPQVAIMAFGAIKKKPAVIETPQGDLLGIRSLMFISHSYDHRVVDGSLGGLFLKRVNDYLENFDTHRSIM, translated from the coding sequence ATGAAAATAGTTGAAATGGTGATGCCTCCAATGGGCGAAAGTATTATGGAATGCACTGTCCTACATTTACTTGCAAAAGCAGGTGATAAGGTTTCGGTGGATGATTCCATTTTGGAGGTTGCCACGGACAAAGTGGATACGGAAGTGCCCTGCCCTTTTTCCGGCGTGCTTACGGAGTGGCTTGTCAAAGAAAATGATGTTGTTCCGATTGGAAGCCCCGTTGCGAAGATTGAAGTTGAAAATGACGTGGATGAAGGTGACCAGCAGCCCGTGGATAAACCCGTTCATGCCCCGGTTAGTGCAGAACCGGAAGTGGAAGCAACCGCCGCTGTTCTCGAAAAAGAATATGAGGAAGTGCTTACCAAAAAGGCCGAGCCCGCTTTGGAACTGGCCAATAGTAATCCCGACCACAACGCCTTCTACTCCCCGCTCGTGCTCAGCATTGCGCGCCAAGAGCACATTACTGAAACCGAGCTTGCCACCATTCACGGAACGGGCATGGAAAACAGGGTTACCAAAAGTGATATCTTTTCATTTTTGGATAATCGGAAAAAGAATATCGGAGTGCCAACGCCGCTTGCAGCTTCGCTGAATGGCAGCAATGAGATCATTGAAATGGACCGGATGCGGAAGATGATTTCGCAGCGTATGATCGAGTCCAGGAACATTTCGGCGCACGTCACTTCATTTATTGAAACTGATCTGACGCCGGTTGTTCAATGGCGTGAGCATACAAAAGCTGAGTACCGAAAGAAAACAGGTGACAGCATTACATTCACGCCGATTTTGATAGAAGCGGTTGTGAAAGCGATCAAGGATTATCCGATGATCAATATTTCTGTTGAGGGCGATAAGATTATTAAGAAAAAAGAGATCAACATTGGCATGGCTGTGGCGCTGCCAGACGGAAACCTGATCGTTCCGGTTATTCATCGCGCAGACCAGTATGACCTGCCGGGATTAGCCAGAAAAGTAAATGATCTTGCCAAAAGGGCGCGTGAAAATAAGTTAAAGGCGGACGACCTGGCCGGTGGGACTTACACGGTTTCCAACATTGGTGCATTTGCCAACTTGATGGGAACACCCATAATCGTTCAACCGCAGGTGGCTATTATGGCTTTTGGCGCAATTAAAAAGAAACCTGCTGTGATCGAAACGCCACAAGGTGACTTGCTGGGCATCCGCAGCCTGATGTTTATATCTCATTCCTACGATCACCGCGTTGTGGATGGCTCATTAGGCGGGCTTTTCCTGAAACGCGTAAACGATTACCTTGAAAATTTCGATACGCACAGATCCATAATGTAA
- a CDS encoding 5' nucleotidase, NT5C type — protein sequence MLRLTLDMDDVLANTHKKLVSIVHNDFSTIYNEQQLSKSAFRDILHPKQQAKLHKIIDTPGFFADIEVMSGAVETVYKLSKFYEIFVATACMEFPTSFNDKFAWLKKHFPFIPWTNVVFCGYKSIIQSDYLIDDHVRNLNAFKGTGILFTAPHNINETSYKRVSNWKDVSELFLPIA from the coding sequence ATGCTCAGACTCACTTTGGACATGGATGACGTGCTGGCAAATACGCATAAGAAACTCGTCAGCATTGTTCATAATGACTTTTCTACCATTTATAATGAACAACAACTAAGCAAAAGTGCTTTCAGGGACATTTTACATCCCAAGCAACAGGCAAAGTTGCATAAGATCATCGATACCCCAGGTTTTTTTGCGGACATCGAGGTGATGAGTGGGGCGGTTGAAACGGTTTACAAGTTGTCCAAGTTTTACGAAATATTTGTCGCCACGGCGTGCATGGAATTTCCAACGTCGTTTAACGACAAATTTGCGTGGCTCAAAAAGCACTTTCCGTTTATTCCCTGGACTAATGTTGTGTTTTGCGGCTATAAAAGCATTATCCAGTCCGATTACCTGATCGATGATCACGTGCGGAACCTGAATGCATTTAAAGGAACGGGGATACTGTTCACAGCGCCGCACAATATCAACGAAACCTCATATAAGCGTGTTTCCAATTGGAAGGATGTCTCTGAATTATTCTTACCGATCGCATGA
- a CDS encoding response regulator — MKLLLIEDEPKTLQSIKQGLEENGYEVDIAYDGLIGRQLAKNNTYQLIISDIIIPGINGIELCREIRNWGDETPILMLTALGTTDDKVTGLDAGADDYLVKPFEFKELLARVRALTKRGTTVSHTAQILKFADLEVSLDAKTVHRSGNKINLTAREFNLLVYLIRNQGRVISKVEIAEQVWDIGFDTGTNVIEVYVNYLRKKIDKDYPVKLIHTQFGMGYVLKVE, encoded by the coding sequence ATGAAACTATTATTGATTGAAGACGAGCCGAAAACTTTACAGTCCATCAAACAGGGATTGGAGGAGAACGGATATGAGGTTGACATTGCCTACGACGGGCTGATTGGCAGGCAGTTGGCAAAAAATAATACATATCAATTAATCATCAGCGACATTATCATTCCGGGCATCAACGGCATTGAGCTTTGCCGCGAAATTCGGAACTGGGGTGACGAAACGCCGATTTTAATGTTGACGGCACTGGGCACCACGGACGATAAAGTGACCGGTCTGGATGCTGGCGCGGACGATTACCTGGTTAAACCATTCGAATTTAAAGAACTTCTGGCTCGTGTAAGAGCGCTCACCAAACGCGGAACTACGGTCTCGCACACAGCACAAATCTTAAAATTTGCCGATCTGGAAGTTTCGCTGGATGCCAAAACGGTTCATCGTTCGGGAAACAAAATCAACCTGACAGCCAGAGAATTCAATTTGCTTGTCTATCTGATCCGCAATCAAGGCAGGGTTATCTCCAAAGTAGAAATTGCTGAACAAGTTTGGGACATTGGCTTCGATACAGGCACCAATGTGATCGAAGTTTATGTAAATTATCTTCGTAAAAAAATTGATAAGGACTATCCTGTCAAATTGATCCATACCCAGTTCGGCATGGGTTATGTGCTTAAAGTAGAGTAA